In Electrophorus electricus isolate fEleEle1 chromosome 1, fEleEle1.pri, whole genome shotgun sequence, a single window of DNA contains:
- the tmed3 gene encoding transmembrane emp24 domain-containing protein 3, with the protein MQRVGLLIVTLYAALIGGTELTFELPDNEKQCFYEDLEEGAKFDIDFQVIAGGNYDVDCFVTDPMNNVLYEEQRKQYDSFSHTAALKGVYKVCFSNEFSTFSHKTVYLDFRAGEDTPLLPDMNRATALTQMESACLSIHEILKVVADSQTWYRLREAQDRLRAEDLNERVSFWSIGETIILFVVSLGQVLMLKSFFNDKKTNVATST; encoded by the exons ATGCAGCGCGTGGGATTGTTAATTGTGACACTGTACGCAGCTTTGATCGGTGGCACTGAACTGACCTTTGAATTACCTGATAATGAGAAACAATGTTTTTACGAGGACTTAGAAGAGGGAGCCAAGTTTGATATCGACTTTCAA GTTATTGCTGGAGGGAACTATGATGTTGACTGCTTTGTGACAGACCCAATGAATAATGTCCTGTATGAAGAACAGAGGAAGCAGTATGACAGTTTCAGTCACACAGCAGCTCTAAAGGGTGTTTACAAAGTCTGCTTCAGCAATGAGTTCTCTACCTTCTCTCATAAAACTGTGTATTTAGACTTCCGAGCTGGAGAAGATACCCCATTACTGCCTGACATGAACAGGGCAACAGCACTTACCCAG ATGGAATCAGCTTGCTTATCCATCCATGAGATTCTGAAGGTTGTGGCAGACTCTCAGACATGGTACCGTCTGCGAGAGGCTCAAGATCGCCTCAGGGCAGAAGACCTGAATGAACGTGTGTCTTTCTGGTCAATTGGAGAAACCATTATTCTCTTTGTGGTCAGCCTTGGCCAAGTTCTCATGCTCAAGAGTTTCTTCAATGACAAGAAAACCAATGTGGCCACCAGCACATAG
- the si:ch211-107o10.3 gene encoding retinol dehydrogenase 11 isoform X1, with amino-acid sequence MMQNYVKIVQEFVEEQRVGIACALVAGVGVLALQRWKAGGVCRSKACLNGKTVLITGANTGIGKETAVDIAKRGARVILACRDLDRAHAAAEDIRKRSGNNDVVVKKLELASLQSVRALAKDIHEHEDRLDILINNAGIMMCPKWKTEDGFEMQFGVNHLGHFLLTNLLLDKLKKSAPSRIVNVSSCAHEKGQIYFDDINLDKDYDPLKSYQQSKLANVLFSRELAARLKGTGVCVYSLHPGVVNTELGRYLFSTMALWKIILFKPLFLILKSPWQGAQTTIYCAVDEGLQNTTGLYYSDCAPKEEAPQAKSDSAARRLWDLSASMVEMA; translated from the exons ATGATGCAGAACTACGTGAAAATAGTGCAAGAGTTCGTGGAAGAACAACGTGTAGGGATCGCATGTGCTCTTGTCGCAG GTGTTGGCGTTTTGGCACTGCAGAGATGGAAGGCTGGTGGAGTTTGTCGAAGCAAAGCTTGCTTGAATGGCAAAACAGTGCTGATCACAGGAGCCAACACAGGGATCGGAAAAGAGACAGCAGTGGACATAGCCAAAAGAG GTGCTAGAGTGATCCTGGCCTGCCGAGACTTAGACAGAGCGCATGCTGCAGCAGAGGATATCAGGAAGAGAAGTGGAAACAATGATGTGGTAGTGAAGAAGCTGGAACTGGCCTCCCTGCAGAGCGTGAGAGCTCTGGCCAAAGACATCCATGAGCACGAAGATAGACTGGATATCCTCATTAATAATGCAG GGATAATGATGTGCCCCAAATGGAAAACTGAAGATGGCTTTGAGATGCAGTTTGGAGTGAATCACCTGGGACATTTTCTGCTGACCAATCTCCTGTTGGACAAGCTGAAAAAATCTGCCCCTAGCCGGATTGTCAATGTTTCCAGTTGCGCCCATGAGAAAG GGCAGATTTATTTTGATGACATAAACCTGGACAAAGACTATGATCCATTAAAGAGCTATCAGCAGAGCAAGCTGGCTAATGTTTTGTTCAGCCGTGAGCTGGCAGCACGACTGAAGG gtacaggtgtatgtgtgtattctctACATCCCGGGGTTGTTAACACTGAGCTGGGCCGGTATCTTTTCTCAACCATGGCTCTGTGGAAGATCATCTTGTTCAAGCCTTTGTTCTTGATTTTAAAATCTCCATGGCAGGGTGCCCAGACTACCATCTACTGTGCAGTGGATGAGGGCCTTCAGAACACCACAGGTCTCTACTACAG TGACTGCGCTCCTAAAGAAGAAGCTCCTCAAGCGAAGAGTGACAGCGCCGCCCGCAGGCTGTGGGACCTCAGTGCCTCCATGGTAGAAATGGCATGA
- the si:ch211-107o10.3 gene encoding retinol dehydrogenase 13 isoform X2 encodes MVTHSFKASVGVLALQRWKAGGVCRSKACLNGKTVLITGANTGIGKETAVDIAKRGARVILACRDLDRAHAAAEDIRKRSGNNDVVVKKLELASLQSVRALAKDIHEHEDRLDILINNAGIMMCPKWKTEDGFEMQFGVNHLGHFLLTNLLLDKLKKSAPSRIVNVSSCAHEKGQIYFDDINLDKDYDPLKSYQQSKLANVLFSRELAARLKGTGVCVYSLHPGVVNTELGRYLFSTMALWKIILFKPLFLILKSPWQGAQTTIYCAVDEGLQNTTGLYYSDCAPKEEAPQAKSDSAARRLWDLSASMVEMA; translated from the exons GTGTTGGCGTTTTGGCACTGCAGAGATGGAAGGCTGGTGGAGTTTGTCGAAGCAAAGCTTGCTTGAATGGCAAAACAGTGCTGATCACAGGAGCCAACACAGGGATCGGAAAAGAGACAGCAGTGGACATAGCCAAAAGAG GTGCTAGAGTGATCCTGGCCTGCCGAGACTTAGACAGAGCGCATGCTGCAGCAGAGGATATCAGGAAGAGAAGTGGAAACAATGATGTGGTAGTGAAGAAGCTGGAACTGGCCTCCCTGCAGAGCGTGAGAGCTCTGGCCAAAGACATCCATGAGCACGAAGATAGACTGGATATCCTCATTAATAATGCAG GGATAATGATGTGCCCCAAATGGAAAACTGAAGATGGCTTTGAGATGCAGTTTGGAGTGAATCACCTGGGACATTTTCTGCTGACCAATCTCCTGTTGGACAAGCTGAAAAAATCTGCCCCTAGCCGGATTGTCAATGTTTCCAGTTGCGCCCATGAGAAAG GGCAGATTTATTTTGATGACATAAACCTGGACAAAGACTATGATCCATTAAAGAGCTATCAGCAGAGCAAGCTGGCTAATGTTTTGTTCAGCCGTGAGCTGGCAGCACGACTGAAGG gtacaggtgtatgtgtgtattctctACATCCCGGGGTTGTTAACACTGAGCTGGGCCGGTATCTTTTCTCAACCATGGCTCTGTGGAAGATCATCTTGTTCAAGCCTTTGTTCTTGATTTTAAAATCTCCATGGCAGGGTGCCCAGACTACCATCTACTGTGCAGTGGATGAGGGCCTTCAGAACACCACAGGTCTCTACTACAG TGACTGCGCTCCTAAAGAAGAAGCTCCTCAAGCGAAGAGTGACAGCGCCGCCCGCAGGCTGTGGGACCTCAGTGCCTCCATGGTAGAAATGGCATGA
- the si:ch211-107o10.3 gene encoding retinol dehydrogenase 12 isoform X3 produces MMQNYVKIVQEFVEEQRVGIACALVAGVGVLALQRWKAGGVCRSKACLNGKTVLITGANTGIGKETAVDIAKRGIMMCPKWKTEDGFEMQFGVNHLGHFLLTNLLLDKLKKSAPSRIVNVSSCAHEKGQIYFDDINLDKDYDPLKSYQQSKLANVLFSRELAARLKGTGVCVYSLHPGVVNTELGRYLFSTMALWKIILFKPLFLILKSPWQGAQTTIYCAVDEGLQNTTGLYYSDCAPKEEAPQAKSDSAARRLWDLSASMVEMA; encoded by the exons ATGATGCAGAACTACGTGAAAATAGTGCAAGAGTTCGTGGAAGAACAACGTGTAGGGATCGCATGTGCTCTTGTCGCAG GTGTTGGCGTTTTGGCACTGCAGAGATGGAAGGCTGGTGGAGTTTGTCGAAGCAAAGCTTGCTTGAATGGCAAAACAGTGCTGATCACAGGAGCCAACACAGGGATCGGAAAAGAGACAGCAGTGGACATAGCCAAAAGAG GGATAATGATGTGCCCCAAATGGAAAACTGAAGATGGCTTTGAGATGCAGTTTGGAGTGAATCACCTGGGACATTTTCTGCTGACCAATCTCCTGTTGGACAAGCTGAAAAAATCTGCCCCTAGCCGGATTGTCAATGTTTCCAGTTGCGCCCATGAGAAAG GGCAGATTTATTTTGATGACATAAACCTGGACAAAGACTATGATCCATTAAAGAGCTATCAGCAGAGCAAGCTGGCTAATGTTTTGTTCAGCCGTGAGCTGGCAGCACGACTGAAGG gtacaggtgtatgtgtgtattctctACATCCCGGGGTTGTTAACACTGAGCTGGGCCGGTATCTTTTCTCAACCATGGCTCTGTGGAAGATCATCTTGTTCAAGCCTTTGTTCTTGATTTTAAAATCTCCATGGCAGGGTGCCCAGACTACCATCTACTGTGCAGTGGATGAGGGCCTTCAGAACACCACAGGTCTCTACTACAG TGACTGCGCTCCTAAAGAAGAAGCTCCTCAAGCGAAGAGTGACAGCGCCGCCCGCAGGCTGTGGGACCTCAGTGCCTCCATGGTAGAAATGGCATGA